In Phocoena phocoena chromosome 3, mPhoPho1.1, whole genome shotgun sequence, the DNA window GTGCCTCAGCCTCCTCAGAGCCAGGTCCACGGGCCCCAGCTGCAGGTGAGGAGGCCGAGGCCACCATCCTCCGGCAATAGAAGCGGGAAGCTGCCCTTGACTCCCCACGGCAAGTGGGCTCCCGTCTGCAGTGGGGAGGGGCACGGCCACGTGGGCCACCCTCCCTGCACGCTCCCCCTCCCCTGTGGCTCAGGgttgtcccctccccctcccaccagcaTCTGTGGGGAAATTGCTAGAAGAGGCCCTGCAGGGTCACAGGGCTCTCAGACGGCTGTGTCACAGGGACTTCTGAGTTTTCATGTGACTGCAGAAACCCCCCCATGGGGTAGAAAGCATGGAGCCTATGTCTCCTGCCTGGAGACCCCCAGatccctccccctctgcctgccccacccACTCCATCTGGTCCTGCTCCGACCTCAGGGCCCGCGGCTCACCAACACGGACAGCCTAGTCTGGTCTGCAGCCCCCACTAGTGGTGCCAGGTAAAATGCAGGACGACAGTTAAACCTGAACTTCAGATGAACAGTGAGTACGCTGAGAGCCCCAGGCCCGTCTTCAGGATGACTCATGAGTTCTATCCCGTGCAGTGGAATATTTGGCCCGGTTCCTGTGAGCAGGGCTGGGTCTCAGCTGTGtctacacagtaagcactcaacaaGTGCTTCCATGTGAATGAATGCTCCACAGCGGAACAACGAAAACTGGCCCTAGGTTCCAATTCCAGTGCCTGGTGGGGCACACGACCACCTCTCAGACCCTCGGTCTCCTCGACCAAAGAGAGGTCAGAGACCCCCTTTGTGGACCAGGCTTAACACCTGGGGCCTAGTAGGTGCTGGGCTTCAGTGGCCCCTCGTCCAAGTGGGAGAGAGGGCACAGGGCCTCAGGACCTGGGTTCTGCCCTGTCACCTCCCAAAAGAGTAAACAGAGCCAGGAGGACAGTGAGTCCCCTGGGCCTCCAGTCAGTGGAGCTGCTCTGGGACACCAGTCAGCTTTGCTCAGTGAACCGCGCAGCACCTGGGGCTGGCCTATGAACGCAGGCCCTGTGGCTCTGCGCTCATTTCCAGGCTTTGCTGAGGACCTTCTGTGTGATGTCAGGAGAGTCGCacggcctctctgagcctgttttcccATTTGGGACACGGGTCCTAAGAACACAACTTCTCTGTGTACCTAGATCTCAGCCCAGAGCAGGGTCTTGCACATAGCAGGCCCTCACTTTCTGCTCGGGAAGCAAGGACCAAGGGGACACCCACCCCCACTCGTTCCCCTCCCTGGGTCTCCGGGCGTCTCTACAATTTCCAGGGGAGAGTAAGGGCGCCACCGCGTGGCCAAGACGTGAAGCGACTCCTGGCAGCTCCAGCCCGGCTTGAAGGGCGTGGGGTCTCCGGACTTTTGTCCCCGAAGATCCCTACGCCAGGCACGCCGTCTCTCAGCCTTTGGGTCACCTCCTGGCACCGCATTACCAGGACGCTGCCGCCCCCCTCAGTTTGGCTCGCCTCCATCCGCTCCCTCACGCAGCGTGCAATCTGTAAAGGCGGACCGGGTGCAGGAGTGGATGACTTTATTGCTCGGGCCCCCGTGACCGCCGCCCCTCAGGTCCTCCTCAGGCAGCTGAGCCCTCAGCCATCACTCCGTCGATCCAGGCCACGTAGCTCGCCACGCGCGTGTAGATGCCGGGCTTCTTGTGGTTGCCACAAACACGTGAGCCCGAGGTGACCACGCCCTCGGCCACGCCGCCGCACACCAGCGGGCCTCCAGAGTCACCCTGCAGGGAGCGATGTCATGAGGTCCGGTGCAGGGCCGCCGCAGGCGTCCGGCCCGCCCTTCGGCGTCCGGTCCGGCTCCACCGGCGCCTGCTGCAATTCCCCTCAGCCCGCTGGTCCCAACAGTTCCCTCGCTCGTCAATCTCAGGCCCCGCCCACCAAGGCCCCACCTCCGCCGGCTTTCGGCTCCGCCCCTCTCCAGGCTCCACTCCGCACTCCGTCCCACGGAGGTGGAGCAGCCCCCTCCTCCGACCCTGCCCCACTCCTGGCCCTCTCCAAGCTCGGGCCCCAACTCGTCCGCACCCTCTTCCGGATCCCACCTCTCCTCCCAACCCTGCCTAGACCTCTGGCCAGCCACGCCCACCCAGTCTGTGTCATTGACCCTCCCATCTCAGCCCCCACACCTGCCTCAGGCCACGCCCACTCTCCTGGGGGGGGGCACTCTGCGAGCTCCCCCGCGCGCGACCCGCCCTTTCCATCAGCCTCGCCTTCCGTATTCCCGCGCGCCCGCCCCTTCTGTTGGCTCCGCCCCCAGCAGGCCGGGGGgggcccccccccacctccccgcctCGCCCTCCCGAGGCCTTGGCCCCCACCCCTCTACTGGCCCAGCCCCGCCCTTGCACCTTGCAGCTGTCCCGGCGTCTGCTCTCCGCGCACATCATGCTCTTGGTGATGGTGCCGTCATGGTACTTGCGCAGGTTGCAGGTGGCGCGGTCGAGCACCGGCAGGAGTAGGTGCTGCAGGCGGTCTGGCCGCCGGCCAGCGTGGTTGACCACGCCCCAGCCGGCCACGTCGCAGAGCGTGCCGGCCGCCACGTCGCGGTCCTCGCGctgccagggcaggggctgcacGTAGGGGCCCAGCACGGCCTTCTCAGAGAGCTGGGGGTTGGGGCGGAAGGGGATGTTAGggtcggggcgggggcgggggcgagggCGAGGGCCCCGGGGCAGCAGGGGGGACTGGGGCTAGACTCAGCAGACCTGCAGCAGGAGGAGGTCGTGGTCGATGGTGTCCGGCCGGCTGTCTGGGTGGGGCACTGCGCGTAGCACGTCGTACAGGCGCTTGGAGGGCTCCGGCTGTGACAGGGAGTGCGCGCCCAGGAGCACCTGCACCTTCCCGTCGGCCCTGGGAGTGGGGTGGACCCACCATCAGAGTCACGTTCccgccccacctcaccccaccccaccccaccccgtcccgCTCTTTGCCCCAGGCCACTCACACGTCCTCCAGGCAGTGCGCTGCACTCATCACCCACTGCTCGGCCACCAGGAAGCCTCCGCACACGTGCTTGCCGTTCACTTGCACGGATGCCATGTAGGGCCGCGAGTGGGACATGGCCTCTTTGCCGCCCAGGATCCTGCCGCGGGGCTGAGCCGCTGGA includes these proteins:
- the CFD gene encoding complement factor D; translation: MADRSLHLAALILLGAAVCAAQPRGRILGGKEAMSHSRPYMASVQVNGKHVCGGFLVAEQWVMSAAHCLEDVADGKVQVLLGAHSLSQPEPSKRLYDVLRAVPHPDSRPDTIDHDLLLLQLSEKAVLGPYVQPLPWQREDRDVAAGTLCDVAGWGVVNHAGRRPDRLQHLLLPVLDRATCNLRKYHDGTITKSMMCAESRRRDSCKGDSGGPLVCGGVAEGVVTSGSRVCGNHKKPGIYTRVASYVAWIDGVMAEGSAA